The sequence AGATACCAATGGCCACTAATTTCCTAAGAGACATCGACAGTAGGACTATACAGGTGAATAGAAGGGATGATTGGGTGTGGATGGCAGACAATAGAGGGCAATACACGGCGCATACTGCTTACAATCTAATGAGGGGGACAGAAGTTGACGGGATACAGGATGAGGCCTTTGAGGAGCTGTGAAAACTAAAGGTGCCAACTAAATATGCAGTATTTGCTTTGAGACTACTCAGGAATAGGCTgcctacaaaaataaatttgcatAGGAGACAAATAGAGGTCATGGATAGGAGCTGTCCATTTTGCAGAAATATGGAAGAGGATGCAGGACACTTGTTCTTTCATTACAGGAAAATCATTCCTATCTGGTGGGAATCATTATCATGGGTAAACATCTCTGCAGCTTTCCCGAATGACCCAAAGCAACATTTCCTCCAACATGGGTTGATAATGGCTGGGGGGATACAAACTACTAGATGGAGATGCTGGTGGCTGACAGTAACTTGGAGTATTTGGCAGAAGAGGAATAAGATTATATTCTCCAATGACTCCTTCGACGCCAACAAAGTGATTGACGATGCAGCTTTCCTATTGTGGACATGGTTATCCAATTTGGAGAAGGACTTCTCACTACATTTCAATCAGTGGTCTAGTAACATTAGAGAAGGGTTTTTGTATTAATAATGAAAAGACACTTACATTAGTAGCAATTCCTATCATGATGTAGCCTGCTTGGTTCCTTCATAGACTCTATTTAGTCTGTTTTGGAACCATTTGCACGGCCATCTACCTATATGTATTTCAGTACCCCTGGTACTcttttatctatatataaatacttatctttgctgataaaaaaaaaacattccaaGTTGCTAAGATTTTTGTTTGGTTGTTGTGGCAATTTTGTTGGAGCTGTTATAAATTCTGTCTTTGTTGAAATGTGCTTGTATTTTTCTTCTGCTATTTATTGATATGATCTTGTGTAGGAACAACTTGATGGGGCTGGCATTGAGCTTCCTAGCCTTTATAAGTTGATTGAAAGAGAAGCTCCTAATGTTTGCTCCACTGAAGCATGGAAAAAGAGGAATCATTGGGTTGGCTCTCTGGCAACTGCTGAAATTTCTGAGTCAATTGCTGATGCTGAGAAACATCTGCAAGTAAACAGACCTGTTAGAAGGTATGGTTCTTATATGGCATTGGATCTAGAAACAATCAAATATGTTATCTTATAAGTTTTTGGTGTTGGTTCAGGCGGCATGGTAAATTATTGGAAGAGGGTGCTAGTGGCTTTCTCCAAAAAAGACTCTGTGATGAATCCCAAGAGCCAGTAAAGAATGAGGGGGATTGGGATCTGTTCAATAAAATAGTTTCTGATGGGAGTGGCACTGATGCTTCATTTGGCAGTAAGCATTGGGCTTCTGTTTATTTGGCCAGCACTCCACAGCAAGCTGCCTTGATGGGACTCAAATTTCCTGGAGTTGATGAGGTGGAAAATACATTTTTGACTGTGTTTACTGCtgctttttatattctttttattgtaTGTATATGTCAAAGGAATCAAATGATGAGGAAGAAAGTTTAATTACTGGAGCGagctgttgttatttttttctattcatcGTTTGTTTTTCCCACCTACCCTTGAATTTGAGATGCCCTGAATTTGGATTCTTGATGATTTGGACTATATGTAGTTCTGTacgaatatataaataaatgtcaGGAAATGGCTGGGTAATGTCAGTGATGTTATttttatccaataaaaaaatggcATTTGTAATTCATCTGTTCTCATGTTTCCTTGTAAAAATCATTTGTTGGGTTTTACTCAGTTACCGTCCCTAACATTGTAAAATGTAGCATGCACTGCCTTTCCTTTTCCTGCTACTTACCTTGAATACCtgtttaaatttgttaatttgccTCATAATTTGGCATTGCCCTGGTGTGCATCGATCCTATGATTGTTGAGTTGTTGTTTAAGAATTGATGAATTATCTTTTGCTCTGATTGTATGGTTTTGTTCTATATGTAGAAATTTGGTTAAGTTTTATGATATATGGAATTTCGATCTTTTCAATGCATTCTTAAATTGTAGgcttttacataatttaatacatTATGACAGCTGTTTCGTAAAGCATGTTCTTCACCATAGGTGATGTATGCTTACCATGTTagttacctttttctttttggaaattctttttctttaggtGGAGGAGATTGATGATGTTGATGGAAATTCTACGGATCCATTTATTGCAGCTGCCATTGCAAATGAAAGAGAATTAGATCTTTCTGATGAGCAAAGGAGACAATTTAAAAAGGTAGTTAtcaattcattatttatttgtcGAGCAAAATGGGATGCTGATCCTTGAAAGTGTTCTACACTAACAACCTACCTGATAAAAATGAAGTATATGATTTAGTGTGAATTTGGATTAacttaatttgaattaaaagagCTTTGGAAAAAAGTGATTatttcctaaaattaaattgttcCCGAAATGTTTAGTCTTTAAATTATGTAATAAATGTAATTAAGTGGTTGCCAAAATGTTCAGTCTTTAAATTATGCAAACATGTTTCATGTTAGTTTTCTTGGTATCAGCTTTGAGTTTTGATGAATAACATGAAATGAGTTTGAATAATTTAAGGATTAAATCATATTATTAAGTGAGAGACTAACAGAATTGGCTaacaactaactaactaactagttACAACTGACTAGCTTCTACTAGAAGTAACTAACTAGCTTCAACTAGAAGCCGGAGGAAACTGCAGTTGAATAACTGCAGCTCCTTATAGTActctaataaatatattatctattatctttatttCATTCCTTTTGTGTTCTCAAAATTATCTTTACGATCGGAGCGACACCTCGGAGAGAGATTGGATGGTGAAGGCAGAAATTGAGATCAACCTGAAATCGCAAACGGGGATCTCGAACGTAGTTTGCAAAGGTGGGCGAGTTGAGATTGCAAACAGAAATTGCAATCTGACGGAGATCGCAAATGAAGTCAGCAAATAGAGATTGCAGACAGAAATCGAGAACCTAAACCACAAAATGAGATTGCAGATCACAAAAAGAGAGAACTGCGATTGCAAGGAGAAAACCACAAACAAGAGAAAAGATCCAATCAGAACTTGCGATGTAATCACGAAGATCACTCAAAGAAGGTTGAATTTGCAAGAGAGATCGCAAGATCTCAGTCGTGCtagcaaaaaaaagggggataGGTCGCTAGGGTTCAGACCCTGCTCTGATTACCACAATCGAAATGTTAGAGAGAGAAATATGAAATGAAAACTGAGAGTTGTATTTCTGAAAAAGGCAAATACAAAGGAGGTTCAGCTATATACAACTGTCTACAACAGATGACTAATTAGACTAAGTCTAACAGActaataacaatattaattgTTTACAAAACATAGTCATGTATCATGAGTGCAGAATGGCAATGTGCcacaaaaatatttgaaaataggtGTGTTTTTGAATGGCAGCCCCCTAATGGTGCAATAGCAGTGCTAGAGTGAGATATTTCGAAACACATATTTTTCCTTTCCCCTTTTCATAACTCGGAGAAACCCTAGTTGGATGCTAGTTTCCCACGCCTCTCTGTTCTCTCTGCTGTGTGACCAACACCCAGCCATCTTTGGCACTATTTTCAGTGGTGACATTCGCACTCCATTATTTTTTCTGTTCCGAACTATGAACCCCAGTTTAGCATGCTTGGGGTCATCTGCTTCACTCTGCTATAGTGCTATGTGAGATTGATAACTATGATATGACTGCAAAATTAGTTATGGTGTTTGACATTTGGCCTTTTGAATATTCATGCATACTCTGAACAGATGCACACAAGCACCAACTGATATGCTTACATGTACCAAACCGGGCTATGATACTAGTTCATATAGTGGTATTtcatgttataaatattttgcatatctatatttttttttcttcatttcaatattttttttttgatcagcaaagataaatatatttatatatatgagaaataagtaccagaggtacttggAATACATATAATTGGATGGTCATAATCTGGTTCCAAGTCAGACTAAAATAGAGTCTGGATAGGAACCAAAAAGGCTGCACCCTGCCATGAATTAAAATGCTAATACAAAAAGGCTTCATGTCAATATGTTTGCCCTTGTTTAggaagttaattatattttcatgcaCTTTCTTTACAGGTCAAAGAAGAGGATGATGCAATTGTAGATAGGAAACTTCAAATCCGTTTGAAACATAGGaggcaaaaaaggaaaagtaaaCAGGTGAGTTTTATGACTtaattctccttttttttttgcttgacCCAGAACTTGTGACATTGCTTGTGTCTTTTGTTATGGATGTTATTTTTGAGATGTTTTACGCAAATGATTTATGATTATTTCGGTATCATTTACCCCAGTTAATGATCTCGTGTATAGGTTAAATAAAAAGTGGTTCTTGGTATTCATAATTGAGTATTGGACCCTAATTGGAAATCGTATGACTTATTGATGATTGAATTGATTTGGTTTTGTTCCTTTGACATTGTCATATCCTTTTACTAATTTGGAGTGTAATTCAGCGAGAAATGAGCACACCTATGCTGTTGACGGAGAACCACATACAGAAACCTTCATTTGTTGATAATTTAAGCCCTGCTGTGAATGAAGGAACTAGCGATGATGGGAAAATTGTGTCTGACAGTGGCAAGGATGCATGTGTGCTTATGGAGGctgataaaattaaagtttttgatGCCAGTCATCATGTTGACAAAGAAAAACTTACGAGTACTGGTGGCTTGTCAGATGATATTGAACAGAGAGGAATCAAACGTGTAAACAGTGGGGAGCTTGATGCTGACAATAAAAAGTGTCGGATTGTTGTTATTGACAGTAATAATGAAGCAGAGgtcattgaaaataaattagattGCAATACTCAAGAGGTAAAAGAAGATTTATGTAACAATGGTGGTGCTTCTCTTCCTTCGGAGTGTCTGGATGAAAAATTTTGGTGCACAGTTTGTGATAAAGTGGCCCTTGAAGTGCATCCACACCCTTTCTTGAAAGTGATTACTTGTGGAGATTGCAATTgcttattaaaagaaaagacaCATAAAAAGGTATGAGCCTAAATCTACTAATGTTTTGCTTGGAAGTTGTACTAGAATTCTGTGGGATATTTGGTTCATACCTGTGTACTTTTGttttagtatattagtaaaatTGAGCTTTACTGTTAATAAAATTCAACGACAGTTTTTCAGTTTGAATCCATAAGGTTTTGGTCATCCCATTTAAGGACAAGCATCTATTTTGATTGTGTAAATTGGTAAATAATTCTGTCTGGGTTTGCTTTGGAGGAGGAAGAAGCTATTCATTTAAGCAACctgaaaaaatattgtttttctaaGTAGTGtgtttcattaaatattaatagatgGCGTTTCCCTCATTTGAGCTAGACTGATCTTCCACAGCATCTCAATCTCAAGTTAATATTTCTATATCCATAAAGGAGGCTCAAAACTCAATTTAAATGCTTACCTGTCACAGGATCAGGGACAAGATTGTTCTGAGGGTTACTGTACATGGTGTGGAGGAAGCAGTGAATTAGTTTGTTGTAAATTATGCAAGATTTTATTCTGCACCAAATGTTTAAAGAAGAATATTGGTGTAGAATTGGTTCCTGGAGTTGAGGACACTAGCTggcattgttgttgttgccatCCAAATCTTTTGCAAAAGCTGTCCTTGCAACTAGCGAAAGCTGTGGGGGCTGCTGATTTAATAGTTTCCAGTTCTGGTAGTGATTCAGATAGTTCAGATGATTCAGATAATTCAGATGACTCAGATGATTCAGATGCGAAGGTTAATGTTACAATCAGGTGAAGTCATCGTTACAAGCTTAATTCATTGACAGCACTTCCTATGGCGTGGTCATTTTCTTGAATATCTAATTGCCTCATGCTCGTGCTTCTTATCCTGAGATTGCTGATTGCCTTTTTGTGCTGCATATGACTCTTTGATTTCCTTCTTCAACATCATGGCTTatatagttttctttttaaaatttttaattgtttatgcTTACTAACTGTAATTATTGACAATTTATGGTTGAGACTTGGCTATTAATGATATTGGCGGATGGTTAATGATGCTTAAATCTGTACATACTTTTTCCATATGGTTATTGTTGTATTAACATGTTCTGATGATTAAGAAAATGAAGGTAGTTGctgaccaaaaaaagaaaatggaggtggttggaaaatattttattttttgttttctcttgatttttggAGCGTACATCTCAATTTGGCAAATTTATTTGCTGATTTGTATGTGTTGGAATTACACATTGTATGGGTACTTGTTCCACACATTGCATGGGTACTTGTTCCAATAAAGAATAGTTATTAATGTACCTAGTTAGTCACATATTCATGTATCTAGGAATTCACATGCATGTACATAGGTActagaactttattaatattcttgtaaatttcacattttatttACTCCCTAAgtctatataaatatagatcagCTGAGTGGGTTAAGCACTCAAGCATTTCACAACCTCTAGTCTCTTCAATAGTATGGGTTTCTGTTGAATATTTTTGTCTTTACTGTTTTTCATCTTAGATCTTCTTTTAGTCATTCCTTATAAGATTTCATGTAGTTTTCTCTTTTGATATGAAATCATGTGCATGGAATTCTCAGGTTCAcaggtattttttttgttgcactATTCTAACTTTACAATTACTGCCAGTTATCATCAATAATCTCCACATATGAATTGCAGAGATATTCATTATCGgatcttatcttttttctttacagCTCCAAGCGAAGACACAAAAAGAAGATTCGGAGGATACTCGATGATGCTGAATTAGGAGAAGAGACAAAGAGGAAAATTGCAATTGAAAAGGTGAGATTTTCTTGAGAGATTTTGTTCTGCCAACACTGGTTTTGCTGGTTCAAATTGTTCATTATCATCCATACTTCTTTAGGAACGTCAGGAACGCCTGAAGTCTTTGCGAGGACAGTTTTCTGCTTCGTCATTTGAAATGAGCTCTGACGGCTGTAATGGGAATTTATCAGAAAGTGCAAGTGTTGAAGTTCTTGGTGATGCAGTAGCAGGTTACATTGTGAATGTTGTGAGGGAGAAAGGTGAAGAAGCTGTTAGAATTCCTCCTAGCATTTCCGCTAAACTGAAGGCTCATCaggtttttgattttttttatagttgctTCTCTGGATATAAATTCTCATTCCTGCTTGGAATTTTCATTGTACCTAGTTCTTTATTTAGCTTAAGGTCCTGTACAAGATTATCctgaattatttgttttttgggATAACGAACCTTATTAGGATTCACTTTAGATCATAAGAAGTACACATGTTTCTGTTTGAACTTTCAACTGTTATTTGCATGTTGCATAGCattggaagaaaatgaaaaaagaaaaaactatatGCTGCATGTCAGTTTGGTACTTCTGGCTGTTTGACTGTCTGCTTTTTATTTGGGGTTCTAACTTCTAACTGGAGGATTTTAGGAAACTCTGAATACCTGTTTggactttaattttttgtttgcacCCTGCCAAGCAATTATAATCAGTCAACATGGGCATTCTTCATCTTGGAAGCTGATATGCCTTCATTTGGTACTAGAGTAAGCACATGTTTGGGAAAGCTTATTTTTCAGGAAACAACCGTTTTTAATATCTCTCATGATCAtgtaaaaaaagatattatttctttaaaacaaGCCAAACCGAACATGCACAAAAGGTGGTTTAATTGCTAAACATGCAAACTGGGAATACCATAGTAGTATGGAGTATGAATGAATCATACTCTTCACCATTCTTACATCttcaatttcttcatttgaaatttttattgccATTTATTCAAGCATCTTTGAAGTTTTTACATTGTGTTTGTTGGTTTTTTGGATTTGGTATTTTTCtacaatttaatttgtttgatgTTTGCAGATTACTGGAATAAGATTCATGTGGGAAAATATAATACAGTCAATCAGAAAAGTAAAGTCTGGGGATAAAGGTCTTGGATGTATTCTAGCTCATACCATGGGCCTTGGTAAAACTTTTCAGGTATTATACTCATTATGtagatagattttttttatgataagctATTATGTAGACATAATTAAAGAGTGAATTCTGTTTTTTGAAAATCCATATGACAGATCAGTGTTTTTCTCTGTGAAATTGCACTGTTTTTAGTACACCTTACATACTTTTTTCATCTCTCTTTCGTTTgctcttaaaaaattatcaatatcgTCCTTTTGCAATATTTAATCATGATTATCTGTTCTTTTCTGGATTGAAGTTTAAATCAAATTGAACAAATATTACTCAACAATGTGACTCTGTTTAGCCTAGtgtaggtagatttgtagtctTTTATTGGATTTTTAGTCTTCAATTATTAGATATTCCACCAAAAATGGAtggtaaattaattttagtagtGTTTGATGATAATGcaatgttgttaatggcggATGGCGTAGCATAAAATGGCGGATGTCATGgcggacaaaaaaaaatacatatatataaagtcattgaaattgaaaaaaaatacatatatataaagtcaAAAGTAAAAAGAGGGTGTTAAAtagcaaaatgaaaaaaaaagctgCAGACAGAAAAAAGGGGTGTCAAacagcaaaaacaaaatttaaaaaaaaaataaaagctgaAGGGCACCACTTCACCCGCGATGTTGTTTGCCTTCGTGGGGGTGCTGGTCGCCGTTCCTGGCCCGTGCTCGCGCTGCCGTTCCTGCCAATGCTCGCACCGCCGTTCCTGCCGCTGTTGGCTGCGTTCTACGTGCATACTGCAGAGGGTGTCGCGGCTGGGTGCAGCTGGGTGCGGGTGGGTTGCGGTATGGACGCTGGGTGCTGGGGAGGGTGTGGCTGGTTTGCTTTTGGTTGGAGGGCTGCGTTTTGATTAACAGGTGCGTGGGAGGGGAGGGCTAAGATTTTGAATGAATTACTGGGTAGGGTTGGGTTGGGTTGGGTCAGCCCAACTCCTACCGCggacagaaaacaaaaaaaatccgcCATTTTCCGCCTCGCCGCCATGACCGCCATGGCGCCACCATTTGCAACCTGCCACGCCACCGCTATTCGGTggcgttttttcaaaaaaccgctACACAATTCCGCCATGACGTTGCCATGGCCGCCATTTAACAACACTGTGATAATGACAATCTGAGGGTAAGAACTAAGAAATATttatagtttaatatttttaaacagcAAAATCCATGGTCACTGAAGCAGAAACAAGGCTACTTGCTATAAAATGACCCACAGTAGTGAGCTATGGCACTCAGCATCTGCTTACAGTTGTAACTGCTGGCATAACTGAACTACGGGGGGTTAGTTAGAGGTGAGGCCAGAAAATAAATAGGAGAGAGGAATAGAAATCAGGGCTGGAGATTAAGGAGTGAAGGAGAGTTGGCCTCTTGAAGAGCCAGAGTAGGAGACTCTTGTAATTCTTGATCAGTTGTCACCTAGGCAAGGACTTAATGAGCATTTTCCAGAGAATAAGAATCATTCTTTTGTTTGCTTTTGCTTCCAGTCTAACAGcctcttcttttttatcttcaaaatgGCCAGTATTAATTACTTAATCTAAaggataaatataaaaagataagaaaaaattatctgTTTACAAATTCAgagattaaaatgataatttattttcgtttttttgtATTCTGTTCTTCTGTTGTGAATAATTTGCAACATTCTTGGATAGgttctcttttcttttgctgTTCTGCTGCTGTTTGATGGTTTTGGTCTGATGACTGATTATGCTGGAACTTTAGGTGATAGCTTTTTTGTACACTGCAATGAGATGTGTTGATTTGGGGTTAAGAACTGTGCTTATAGTCACACCTGTCAACGTGCTACATAATTGGCGTCAGGAGTTCATCAAATGGAGACCTTCTGAGTTAAAGCCACTCAGGGTCTTCATGCTGGAAGACGTATCAAGGTTGGCTTATTATTTTGTTGACATCATTATGATATTCATAAGAGTTAAGACCTGTAACAGCATACTAGCCCGtccaagttaaaaaatatttgtccaaCACTTCCTTCTATATAGATTTTTATAAGCTTCAATAGTATTTGGCTAAAATTTATCAATCATCTTAATAGATTTTTTCCAATACCCCCCCTCCCAGGCTACCcttcaatttttcatattttcaacACAAAAGTCATATTGGTATAATTTCCTTTCCCCAGAGATAGAAGGGCAGAATTGCTTGCAAAATGGAGATCTAAAGGTGGTGTCTTTTTGATTGGTTATGCTGCTTTCCGAAATTTGTCTTTTGGGAAGCATGTGAAAGATCGGCACATGGCCAGAGAAATTTGCCATGCTTTGCAGGTAAATCTCTTGAAATAGCATCTCTTCATGTTGTTAGACAATAACTCTACTTGTGAATCAGTTGATTTATAATTCATACTGACAAATCATTTTGCATTAATTTCAATTATCTTGATATTACTTAGGAAGTCTAAGTATTTGAAACATCTGGTGTTTGAGAGAAACTGAGTATTTAAACTACtcataatttgtattattagtGAATTAAATATAAGAGCTGATAAAGGACTAATGGCATagctattttttaaactttaactGCAATAATAACTATATTTGACTAATATTCAATCGTGttactaaaattattaaatatatgctGGTGAATCTAAGGTccatttgtttgttgtttttaataaaaataaagctttttaaattaaaatcattttaacaaatttttatgataattaaataaatttcttgaacaaaaagcaaaatcgATTAAAAAGGGTGATTTTCTCAAAAAGTAGAAAAGAGCAGCTCATGAAAAAATCTATTTCGTAAAAGCATCCAAGTTGTTTTTTGTCTACCCCTGTAAATGTTTTTAGAAAAGAGTAGCTCAtgactttaattaaatataatttagggATGTAGGTTGAGAAAGTGTTAAACCCCCAAGGgtaatatgtaaaataaacaaaaattgtcATTAAATTGATGCTGAAAGACTTGAGGGGAGTTATTTGAAAAAGTTCAAAAACAGAGGATATTGTGCAATTTAGCTTAAAATTAAAGTCAGTTGACCAGGTCTGGAGAAGACATGGTCAGAAATAGTGGAAAGATGTGTCACAATTTCACCAGAAGGCTGTTGGAAATGGGTTATGTAGGTACAATGTATAAAGTGATGACCTCAAATTTTGAAGTCCTACAGATCTGCACTTTCTGGTTTTATTGGTGGAATGGATTGCACATGAGGAAAAGACAAGCAGATATGGCAACCACATCAGAGAGGACAAGGACACTGAAAGGAGACATCCACTGAAAACTAACACTGGGTTAAAACAGAGGATATTCAATATTGTAGTGATGTAGTTGTATTTTGGAAATGCACCAGTAGAGTAGTAAATGGATTAGGACTCCTAAAACTTGAATAATCCTAATATTCGAATTTGTGTCATTTGCAATTGCATTCCGTTTTCATTGTTGGTATGTTGCTGCAGGATGGACCTGACATTCTTGTTTGTGATGAAGCCcatatgataaaaaatactaaGGCTGACGTAACTCAAGCCTTGAAACAAGTAAAATGCCAGAGAAGAATTGCACTTACTGGATCACCTCTTCAAAACAATCTCATGGAATATTACTGTGTAAGTTTGTGTAGAAGTTACAAATTGGATGGCTCTTAAGTTTTTGCGTGCATTCTTTGACTCTCTAGCATTTTATCTGAAATAGATGGTTGATTTTGTAAGAGAAGGTTTTCTTGGAAGCAGCCATGAATTTCGGAACCGGCAAgactttcttttctctcattgtACTGATTTTTACTGTAATTTATTAAATGTAAGTCTCTAacgaaatatttttatttatgtgcaGCTTCCAAAATCCAATAGAGAATGGACAGCACACCAATTCAACTCTGATCGATGTGAAAATTATGAACCAGAGGTCTCATATCCTCTATGAACAGTTAAAAGGCTTTGTTCAAAGAATGGACATGAATGTGGTGAAGAAGGATCTACCACCCAAAACTGTCTTCGTGATAACTGTCAAGCTATCTCCCTTACAGAGAAAATTGTACAAGAGATTCCTTGATGTGCATGGGTTC comes from Glycine soja cultivar W05 chromosome 20, ASM419377v2, whole genome shotgun sequence and encodes:
- the LOC114403311 gene encoding protein CHROMATIN REMODELING 20-like isoform X1; the protein is MEGKTEDEVVDIESASSGSSNDDSDDEESLVPEIDDGMRLGESLTEEEIQDLISELLEVESKAAEAQEALEEESLSKVESEVRQELKQNLQGDDLETAVADEMATFKEEWEAVLDDLETESAHLLEQLDGAGIELPSLYKLIEREAPNVCSTEAWKKRNHWVGSLATAEISESIADAEKHLQVNRPVRRRHGKLLEEGASGFLQKRLCDESQEPVKNEGDWDLFNKIVSDGSGTDASFGSKHWASVYLASTPQQAALMGLKFPGVDEVEEIDDVDGNSTDPFIAAAIANERELDLSDEQRRQFKKVKEEDDAIVDRKLQIRLKHRRQKRKSKQREMSTPMLLTENHIQKPSFVDNLSPAVNEGTSDDGKIVSDSGKDACVLMEADKIKVFDASHHVDKEKLTSTGGLSDDIEQRGIKRVNSGELDADNKKCRIVVIDSNNEAEVIENKLDCNTQEVKEDLCNNGGASLPSECLDEKFWCTVCDKVALEVHPHPFLKVITCGDCNCLLKEKTHKKDQGQDCSEGYCTWCGGSSELVCCKLCKILFCTKCLKKNIGVELVPGVEDTSWHCCCCHPNLLQKLSLQLAKAVGAADLIVSSSGSDSDSSDDSDNSDDSDDSDAKVNVTISSKRRHKKKIRRILDDAELGEETKRKIAIEKERQERLKSLRGQFSASSFEMSSDGCNGNLSESASVEVLGDAVAGYIVNVVREKGEEAVRIPPSISAKLKAHQITGIRFMWENIIQSIRKVKSGDKGLGCILAHTMGLGKTFQVIAFLYTAMRCVDLGLRTVLIVTPVNVLHNWRQEFIKWRPSELKPLRVFMLEDVSRDRRAELLAKWRSKGGVFLIGYAAFRNLSFGKHVKDRHMAREICHALQDGPDILVCDEAHMIKNTKADVTQALKQVKCQRRIALTGSPLQNNLMEYYCMVDFVREGFLGSSHEFRNRFQNPIENGQHTNSTLIDVKIMNQRSHILYEQLKGFVQRMDMNVVKKDLPPKTVFVITVKLSPLQRKLYKRFLDVHGFTTQVHPEMLRKRCFFAGYQALARIWNHPGILQLTKEVKDYVKHEDAVENFLVDDSYSDENSDYNVLAGEKMRYGNDLLQRKDDNGFFLKGWWNDLLHGKIYKEIDHSGKMVLLMEILTMSSDVGDKVLVFSQSIPTLDLIELYLSRIPRRGKQGKFWKKGKDWYRLDGRTESSERQKLVERFNEPLNKRVKCTLISTRAGSLGINLHAANRVVIVDGSWNPTYDLQAIYRSWRYGQKKPVFAYRLLAHGTMEEKIYKRQVTKEGLAARVVDRQQVHRTISKEEMLHLFELGDDDNPETLADLSQENEHQDNPILVGHSLKHTAPHSNGSSYSDKLMESLLSKHHPRWIANFHEHESLLQENEEEKLSKEEQDMAWEVYQKSLEWEEVQRVPLGESIMPEQKPEMPNAMPQNVSESCSILPTKLSRRFTTRKCTNLAHMLTLRSQGTKFGCSTVCGECAQEIRWEDLKKR
- the LOC114403311 gene encoding protein CHROMATIN REMODELING 20-like isoform X2, which codes for MATFKEEWEAVLDDLETESAHLLEQLDGAGIELPSLYKLIEREAPNVCSTEAWKKRNHWVGSLATAEISESIADAEKHLQVNRPVRRRHGKLLEEGASGFLQKRLCDESQEPVKNEGDWDLFNKIVSDGSGTDASFGSKHWASVYLASTPQQAALMGLKFPGVDEVEEIDDVDGNSTDPFIAAAIANERELDLSDEQRRQFKKVKEEDDAIVDRKLQIRLKHRRQKRKSKQREMSTPMLLTENHIQKPSFVDNLSPAVNEGTSDDGKIVSDSGKDACVLMEADKIKVFDASHHVDKEKLTSTGGLSDDIEQRGIKRVNSGELDADNKKCRIVVIDSNNEAEVIENKLDCNTQEVKEDLCNNGGASLPSECLDEKFWCTVCDKVALEVHPHPFLKVITCGDCNCLLKEKTHKKDQGQDCSEGYCTWCGGSSELVCCKLCKILFCTKCLKKNIGVELVPGVEDTSWHCCCCHPNLLQKLSLQLAKAVGAADLIVSSSGSDSDSSDDSDNSDDSDDSDAKVNVTISSKRRHKKKIRRILDDAELGEETKRKIAIEKERQERLKSLRGQFSASSFEMSSDGCNGNLSESASVEVLGDAVAGYIVNVVREKGEEAVRIPPSISAKLKAHQITGIRFMWENIIQSIRKVKSGDKGLGCILAHTMGLGKTFQVIAFLYTAMRCVDLGLRTVLIVTPVNVLHNWRQEFIKWRPSELKPLRVFMLEDVSRDRRAELLAKWRSKGGVFLIGYAAFRNLSFGKHVKDRHMAREICHALQDGPDILVCDEAHMIKNTKADVTQALKQVKCQRRIALTGSPLQNNLMEYYCMVDFVREGFLGSSHEFRNRFQNPIENGQHTNSTLIDVKIMNQRSHILYEQLKGFVQRMDMNVVKKDLPPKTVFVITVKLSPLQRKLYKRFLDVHGFTTQVHPEMLRKRCFFAGYQALARIWNHPGILQLTKEVKDYVKHEDAVENFLVDDSYSDENSDYNVLAGEKMRYGNDLLQRKDDNGFFLKGWWNDLLHGKIYKEIDHSGKMVLLMEILTMSSDVGDKVLVFSQSIPTLDLIELYLSRIPRRGKQGKFWKKGKDWYRLDGRTESSERQKLVERFNEPLNKRVKCTLISTRAGSLGINLHAANRVVIVDGSWNPTYDLQAIYRSWRYGQKKPVFAYRLLAHGTMEEKIYKRQVTKEGLAARVVDRQQVHRTISKEEMLHLFELGDDDNPETLADLSQENEHQDNPILVGHSLKHTAPHSNGSSYSDKLMESLLSKHHPRWIANFHEHESLLQENEEEKLSKEEQDMAWEVYQKSLEWEEVQRVPLGESIMPEQKPEMPNAMPQNVSESCSILPTKLSRRFTTRKCTNLAHMLTLRSQGTKFGCSTVCGECAQEIRWEDLKKR